From Stenotrophomonas nitritireducens, the proteins below share one genomic window:
- the ybaK gene encoding Cys-tRNA(Pro) deacylase: MAKSTRATAALEKAGIAHGVHAYDYSADVDSKGLAAAQALGIAPARMFKTLMAWVDKQPLIAVIPSDQRLSLKKLAAHCGGKHAQMMEVPEAEKRSGYKVGGISPFAQQRPAKVVFAASAQQYQMLYINAGQRGLLLDIAPADALRALQADYADICED, translated from the coding sequence GTGGCCAAGAGCACCCGCGCCACCGCCGCGTTGGAAAAGGCCGGCATCGCCCATGGCGTGCATGCCTATGACTACTCGGCCGATGTCGACAGCAAAGGCCTGGCGGCGGCGCAGGCGCTGGGCATCGCCCCGGCGCGGATGTTCAAGACCTTGATGGCGTGGGTGGACAAGCAGCCGCTGATCGCGGTGATTCCCTCCGACCAGCGCCTGTCATTGAAAAAGCTTGCCGCCCATTGTGGCGGCAAGCACGCGCAGATGATGGAAGTACCCGAGGCCGAAAAGCGCAGTGGTTACAAGGTTGGTGGCATCAGCCCCTTTGCCCAGCAGCGGCCGGCCAAGGTGGTGTTTGCCGCCAGCGCGCAGCAGTATCAGATGCTGTACATCAATGCCGGCCAGCGCGGCCTCTTGCTGGATATCGCGCCAGCCGATGCCTTGCGTGCCCTGCAGGCCGACTACGCGGATATCTGCGAAGACTGA
- a CDS encoding asparaginase domain-containing protein: MEELLIVTTGGTIDKIYFDDKSDYQIGDPQIGMILRELGVTFRFNVIPILRKDSLHISDDDRELIRATIAAQPTRHVLVTHGTDSMVATGKVLATIPGKTIVMTGALSPARFRGSDAEFNIGCAIGAVQSLPEGVYIAMNGRIWNPEQVRKNVDANRFESL, encoded by the coding sequence ATGGAAGAACTCCTGATCGTCACCACCGGTGGCACGATCGACAAGATCTACTTCGACGACAAGTCCGATTACCAGATCGGTGACCCGCAGATCGGCATGATCCTGCGCGAATTGGGCGTCACCTTCCGTTTCAACGTCATCCCGATCCTGCGCAAGGATTCGCTGCACATCAGCGACGACGACCGCGAACTGATCCGCGCCACCATCGCCGCGCAACCAACCCGCCACGTGCTTGTCACCCACGGCACCGACTCGATGGTCGCCACCGGCAAGGTACTGGCCACCATCCCCGGCAAGACCATCGTAATGACCGGCGCACTGAGCCCGGCGCGCTTCCGCGGTTCGGATGCCGAGTTCAATATCGGCTGCGCGATCGGCGCAGTGCAATCGCTGCCGGAAGGTGTCTACATTGCGATGAACGGCCGCATCTGGAACCCGGAGCAGGTCCGCAAGAACGTGGACGCCAACCGCTTCGAATCGTTGTAA
- a CDS encoding DUF2069 domain-containing protein, with translation MNGRTRDLVLAASLALLAGLYAWWFRADRHLLAVALVFVAPPVLLLLGVLAQRAAARFWAGVLALFWFSHGVMSAWSHRDTALYAWIEIALALLIVGLVSVPGMRARFAAKKAG, from the coding sequence ATGAACGGCCGCACGCGCGATCTGGTCCTGGCCGCCTCGCTGGCACTGCTGGCTGGGCTGTATGCGTGGTGGTTCCGCGCAGACCGCCATCTGCTGGCGGTGGCACTGGTGTTCGTAGCGCCGCCGGTACTGTTGCTGCTGGGCGTTCTGGCGCAGCGCGCGGCAGCCCGCTTCTGGGCGGGCGTATTGGCCTTGTTCTGGTTCAGCCACGGCGTGATGAGCGCCTGGAGCCACCGCGACACCGCCCTCTACGCCTGGATCGAAATCGCCCTGGCGCTGCTGATCGTAGGCCTGGTCAGCGTCCCCGGCATGCGCGCCCGCTTTGCCGCCAAGAAGGCCGGCTAA
- the wrbA gene encoding NAD(P)H:quinone oxidoreductase, producing MAEILVLYYSRGGSVARLARQIARGIGEVPGMSARLRTVPPVAAVTQTSAPPVPEDGAPYVEIADLAECDGIVLGSPTRFGNMAAPVKHFLDGLGAEWVNGTLAGKPAAVFTSTASMHGGQESTLLSMHLPLLHHGCLIVGIPFTEPALSHTTSGGTPYGASHVAGTQADAQLTDDEAQLARALGHRVADIARRLAR from the coding sequence ATGGCGGAAATTCTGGTGCTTTACTACAGCCGTGGCGGCTCGGTGGCGCGGCTGGCGCGGCAGATCGCCCGTGGTATCGGCGAGGTGCCGGGCATGAGCGCCCGCCTGCGTACGGTGCCGCCGGTGGCCGCAGTCACCCAGACCAGTGCCCCGCCCGTACCTGAAGACGGTGCGCCGTATGTGGAAATAGCCGACTTGGCCGAATGCGATGGCATCGTGCTGGGCAGCCCTACCCGCTTCGGCAACATGGCAGCGCCGGTCAAGCATTTCCTCGATGGACTGGGCGCGGAATGGGTCAATGGCACCCTGGCTGGCAAGCCGGCGGCGGTGTTCACCTCCACCGCCTCGATGCATGGCGGCCAGGAATCAACCCTGCTGTCGATGCACCTGCCCCTGCTGCACCACGGCTGCCTGATCGTCGGCATCCCGTTCACCGAGCCGGCGTTGAGCCACACCACCAGCGGCGGCACCCCCTATGGCGCCAGCCACGTGGCCGGCACCCAGGCCGACGCCCAGCTCACCGATGACGAGGCCCAGCTGGCGCGGGCGCTGGGACATCGGGTGGCCGATATCGCCCGGCGTCTGGCCCGATGA
- a CDS encoding YihY family inner membrane protein yields the protein MEPLDSLNLWMERLRDRARNVSFGHFLWKRFIDDRLFQAAGSLAYTTVFALVPLAIVVFGVLSAFPMFDRWSEALSDYVFSNFVPSAARAAEGYLRQFSASAGQLTAAGFLALVVSLLITLNSVEQTFNRIWRVASARPQLTRFLVYWTVLTLGALLAAASLAVSAKVLSLPLFGTTEGRWLADLGLRLAPVLIEFVCVVLIYRVVPHHTVKWRHAIPGALLAVLMLELVKWGMGLYLGSFQSYQKLYGTVAFVPILLLWIYLSWVSVLLGASLASSVAAFRYQPAALRLPQGCELYGLLRLLGRFREARQQGQGLDEDRILLLEPMFTDSLLQQLLEQMERIGVLRRDEQGEWLLARDLDSISLHDLYESSQLRIPVAEEYLPMREDSLGQAACSALDQLRLPLRDLLKRRVDDIYVEHGDNR from the coding sequence ATGGAACCTCTGGATTCACTCAATCTCTGGATGGAGCGCCTGCGTGACCGCGCGCGCAACGTCAGCTTCGGTCATTTCCTGTGGAAGCGCTTCATCGATGACCGCCTGTTCCAGGCCGCCGGCTCGCTGGCCTACACCACGGTATTCGCGCTGGTGCCGCTGGCGATCGTGGTATTCGGTGTGCTGTCGGCGTTCCCGATGTTCGACCGCTGGAGCGAGGCGCTCAGCGATTACGTGTTCTCCAACTTCGTGCCATCGGCGGCGCGGGCGGCCGAGGGGTATCTGCGGCAGTTCTCGGCCAGTGCCGGGCAGTTGACCGCCGCCGGCTTCCTGGCCCTGGTGGTGTCGCTGCTGATCACCCTCAACAGCGTCGAGCAGACCTTCAACCGGATCTGGCGCGTGGCCTCGGCGCGGCCGCAGCTGACCCGCTTCCTGGTTTATTGGACGGTGCTGACGTTGGGCGCGCTGCTGGCTGCCGCGTCCCTGGCGGTATCGGCCAAGGTGCTGTCGCTGCCCTTGTTCGGCACCACCGAAGGCCGCTGGCTGGCCGATCTTGGCCTGCGCCTGGCGCCGGTGCTGATCGAATTCGTCTGCGTGGTGCTGATCTACCGGGTGGTGCCGCACCACACCGTGAAATGGCGGCACGCCATTCCCGGCGCGCTGCTGGCGGTGTTGATGCTGGAGCTGGTGAAGTGGGGCATGGGCCTGTATCTGGGCAGTTTCCAGTCCTACCAGAAGCTCTATGGCACGGTGGCGTTCGTGCCGATCCTGTTGTTGTGGATCTACCTGAGCTGGGTGTCGGTGTTGCTCGGTGCCTCGCTGGCCTCGTCGGTGGCGGCCTTCCGCTACCAACCGGCAGCATTGCGGCTACCGCAGGGCTGCGAGCTGTACGGCCTGCTGCGTCTGCTGGGGCGTTTCCGCGAGGCGCGGCAGCAAGGGCAGGGGTTGGACGAAGACCGGATTCTGCTGCTGGAGCCGATGTTCACCGACTCGCTGCTGCAGCAGCTGCTGGAGCAGATGGAGCGCATTGGTGTGCTGCGCCGTGACGAGCAGGGCGAGTGGCTGCTGGCGCGCGACCTGGACAGCATCAGCCTGCACGACCTGTATGAAAGTTCGCAGCTGCGTATTCCGGTTGCCGAGGAATATCTGCCGATGCGCGAGGACAGCCTCGGGCAGGCGGCCTGCAGTGCCCTGGATCAATTACGTCTGCCGCTGCGCGATCTGCTCAAGCGCCGTGTGGACGACATCTATGTAGAGCATGGAGATAACCGATGA
- a CDS encoding TlpA family protein disulfide reductase has protein sequence MTFKYLPCALLVLALSACKPDPTPVAAAPSPAPAAPAAPAPAPGVVQQTAEIPQLQVPTVDGKTYDLASHRGQWVVVNFWATWCAPCLQEMPELSALHAMRSNVEVVGLAYEDIELDEMQAFLKEHPVAYPIAIIDTFSPPKDFATPRGLPMTYLIGPDGKVARQFLGPVNAREVEEAITAAGGKAV, from the coding sequence ATGACCTTCAAATACCTTCCGTGCGCGCTGCTGGTGCTGGCGTTGAGCGCCTGCAAGCCGGACCCGACGCCAGTTGCCGCAGCGCCGTCGCCCGCACCTGCGGCCCCCGCTGCGCCGGCACCGGCGCCCGGTGTGGTCCAGCAGACCGCTGAAATACCGCAGCTGCAGGTGCCAACGGTGGATGGCAAAACCTATGATCTGGCCAGTCACCGTGGGCAATGGGTGGTGGTCAATTTCTGGGCCACCTGGTGTGCGCCGTGCCTGCAGGAAATGCCGGAGTTGTCGGCTTTGCACGCGATGCGCAGCAACGTCGAAGTGGTGGGGCTGGCGTATGAGGACATCGAGCTGGACGAGATGCAGGCCTTCCTGAAGGAGCATCCGGTGGCCTATCCGATCGCCATCATCGATACCTTCAGCCCGCCGAAGGATTTCGCCACCCCGCGCGGCTTGCCGATGACGTATCTGATCGGACCGGATGGCAAGGTCGCCAGGCAGTTCCTGGGGCCGGTGAACGCGCGCGAGGTGGAAGAGGCCATCACTGCTGCGGGTGGCAAGGCGGTTTGA
- the ppk2 gene encoding polyphosphate kinase 2, translating into MGKLKRKEYEALLEPMQLELANMARWAQHCGQRVLVLFEGRDTAGKGGVIQDIAKHVNPRQCRVVALPKPSEREDSQWYFQRHIAHLPAAGEIVLMDRSWYNRAGVEKVMGYCTDAQYKAFLKQTPAFEKLLVDDGILLFKYWLCVDQEQQEKRFAERRDDPLKGWKLSPIDLKSRQEYAAYTQAREAMLEATHSGHAPWTLVDFNDQKRGRLTLIRDLLDHLPDTHIDEPLIELPPLPGKPKKEKYGVVKPIPAFVLDEDVAKPKRTANSL; encoded by the coding sequence ATGGGCAAGCTCAAGCGCAAAGAGTACGAAGCGTTGCTGGAACCGATGCAACTGGAGCTGGCCAACATGGCGCGCTGGGCCCAGCACTGCGGGCAGCGCGTCCTGGTGCTGTTCGAAGGCCGCGATACCGCCGGCAAGGGCGGCGTCATCCAGGACATCGCCAAGCATGTGAATCCGCGCCAATGCCGGGTGGTGGCACTGCCCAAGCCCAGCGAGCGCGAAGACAGCCAATGGTATTTCCAGCGCCACATCGCGCACCTGCCCGCCGCCGGCGAAATCGTGTTGATGGACCGCAGCTGGTACAACCGCGCCGGTGTTGAAAAAGTGATGGGGTACTGCACCGATGCGCAGTACAAAGCCTTCCTCAAGCAGACCCCCGCATTTGAAAAACTGCTGGTGGACGACGGCATCCTGCTGTTCAAGTACTGGCTGTGCGTGGACCAGGAGCAGCAGGAAAAGCGCTTTGCCGAACGCCGCGACGACCCGCTCAAGGGCTGGAAGCTGTCGCCGATCGATCTGAAATCACGTCAGGAATACGCCGCCTACACCCAAGCCCGCGAAGCCATGCTGGAAGCCACCCACAGCGGCCATGCACCGTGGACGCTGGTGGATTTCAATGACCAGAAGCGCGGCCGCCTGACCCTGATACGCGACCTGCTCGACCACCTGCCCGACACCCACATCGACGAGCCACTGATCGAGCTGCCGCCCTTGCCAGGCAAGCCAAAAAAAGAGAAGTACGGCGTAGTGAAGCCGATCCCGGCATTCGTGCTGGATGAGGACGTAGCCAAGCCAAAGCGCACCGCGAATTCTTTGTAG
- a CDS encoding tetratricopeptide repeat protein, protein MTNERDQLRHAVSRQPGDFIAWVMLADAELGAGDVAAGEAAASTALRLRPEHPEALARLGRARWMQSRHDAAAALLQRACQLAPQHPGMALWLGHVLEDANQPEAAAEAYRRAHALAPDEAYMAAQRLNWQRRLCDWRDLDALSQQVRRAVAQGNPAVEPFAFLSEDGSAAEQLACARQRAGVLAQSIPRLPAAQLRTHGALHVGFLSNGFGAHPTGLLTVALFEQLRAYPQLQIHLFALNSDDGSAIRRRLQAAAGQLHDVSDQPHAAIAQRIRNAGIDVLFDLRGWGGGGTPEVLAMRPAPLQLNWLAYPGTSGAPWIDYIVADAFVLPPALEPAFSEKVLRLPRAFQPSDNTRTLQAAPSRSDCGLPENGVVFCCFNNSYKLNPRSVERLLQVLLGVPGSVLWLLSGPGKADQRLRDVAQQRGVDPARLIFMAKQPHMHYLARYQHADLFLDTHPYNAHTTASDALWAGCPVLTAPGSTFAARVAGSLNHHLGLDDMNVADDAAFVAKAVALGNDANALQASRQQLAAARERSSLFDMAGFAADLAQLLQQLATAHGWRGADIG, encoded by the coding sequence ATGACCAACGAACGCGACCAGCTCCGCCATGCCGTCAGCCGCCAACCCGGGGACTTCATCGCATGGGTGATGCTGGCCGACGCCGAGCTCGGCGCGGGCGATGTGGCTGCAGGCGAAGCCGCCGCCTCAACAGCATTGAGGCTGCGACCGGAACACCCGGAGGCCCTCGCCCGCCTCGGCCGCGCCCGCTGGATGCAGAGCCGGCACGACGCCGCCGCCGCCCTGCTGCAGCGCGCCTGCCAACTGGCCCCACAACACCCGGGCATGGCGCTGTGGCTGGGCCACGTGCTGGAAGACGCCAACCAACCCGAAGCCGCTGCCGAGGCGTATCGTCGCGCCCACGCGCTGGCGCCGGACGAAGCCTATATGGCCGCGCAGCGCCTGAACTGGCAGCGCCGGCTGTGTGACTGGCGCGATCTGGACGCCCTCTCGCAGCAGGTGCGCCGCGCCGTCGCGCAGGGCAATCCGGCGGTGGAGCCGTTCGCCTTTCTCAGCGAAGACGGCAGCGCCGCCGAACAGCTGGCCTGTGCACGGCAGCGCGCCGGCGTCCTGGCCCAGTCGATTCCGCGGCTGCCGGCCGCCCAGCTGCGTACCCACGGTGCGCTGCACGTCGGTTTTCTTTCCAATGGTTTCGGTGCGCACCCGACCGGCCTGTTGACGGTGGCACTGTTCGAGCAATTGCGCGCATACCCGCAACTGCAGATCCATCTGTTTGCCCTCAACAGCGATGACGGCAGCGCCATCCGTCGGCGCCTGCAGGCCGCTGCAGGGCAACTGCACGATGTCAGCGACCAGCCCCACGCTGCGATTGCCCAGCGCATCCGCAACGCCGGCATCGATGTGCTGTTCGATCTGCGCGGCTGGGGCGGCGGCGGCACTCCGGAAGTACTGGCCATGCGCCCTGCCCCGCTGCAGCTGAACTGGCTGGCCTACCCCGGCACCTCCGGCGCGCCGTGGATCGATTACATCGTGGCGGACGCATTCGTGCTGCCGCCCGCGCTGGAGCCGGCTTTCAGTGAAAAAGTGCTGCGCCTGCCACGCGCCTTCCAGCCCTCGGACAACACCCGCACGCTGCAGGCGGCCCCTTCGCGCAGCGACTGTGGCCTGCCGGAAAACGGCGTGGTGTTCTGCTGCTTCAACAACAGCTACAAACTCAATCCACGCAGCGTCGAGCGGCTGTTACAGGTACTGCTTGGCGTTCCCGGCAGCGTGCTGTGGCTGTTGTCAGGGCCGGGCAAGGCCGACCAGCGCCTGCGCGATGTCGCACAGCAGCGCGGCGTGGATCCGGCACGGCTGATCTTCATGGCCAAACAACCGCATATGCATTATCTGGCCCGCTACCAGCACGCCGACCTGTTCCTGGATACACATCCCTACAACGCGCACACCACGGCCTCCGATGCCTTGTGGGCCGGTTGCCCGGTATTGACCGCGCCCGGCAGCACCTTCGCCGCACGGGTGGCCGGCAGCCTCAACCATCACTTGGGCCTGGACGACATGAACGTCGCCGATGACGCAGCCTTCGTCGCGAAGGCGGTTGCGTTGGGCAACGATGCCAATGCCCTGCAGGCGTCGCGGCAACAGCTGGCCGCGGCCCGCGAGCGCAGCAGCCTGTTCGACATGGCCGGCTTTGCCGCTGACCTGGCCCAGTTGCTGCAACAGCTGGCCACCGCGCATGGCTGGCGCGGTGCCGACATTGGCTGA
- the prfA gene encoding peptide chain release factor 1: MTPTLRRKLLALAERREELERLLSDPDVVADNERFRNFSREFSQLEPIATALANETRALEDLASAEAMRNDPELRELAEEEISAAQARLQALDEELALLLVPRDPRDEGNLFLEVRAGTGGDEAAIFAGDLFRMYARYAERQGWKVEVESDNPGEHGGYKEIVARVVGRGAYSKLKFESGTHRVQRVPATESQGRIHTSAATVAIIPEADDVEDVVINPADLRVDTYRSSGAGGQHVNKTESAIRITHIPSGVVVECQTERSQHANRDKAMKRLKAQLLDAERSKQAAAQAESRRLQVGSGDRSQRIRTYSFPQGRITDHRVEGLTLYDLPNIIEGGLDDLIARLQHEHQVDELARLAEGT; this comes from the coding sequence ATGACGCCGACCCTGCGCCGTAAGCTGCTGGCACTGGCCGAGCGCCGTGAAGAACTGGAACGCCTGCTTTCCGACCCGGATGTGGTCGCCGACAACGAGCGCTTCCGCAATTTTTCCCGCGAGTTCTCGCAACTGGAACCCATCGCCACCGCATTGGCGAACGAAACCCGTGCGCTGGAAGATCTGGCCTCGGCCGAGGCCATGCGCAACGACCCGGAGCTGCGCGAGCTGGCCGAGGAAGAAATCAGCGCCGCACAGGCACGGTTGCAGGCCCTGGACGAGGAGCTGGCACTGCTGCTGGTGCCACGCGACCCGCGCGATGAAGGCAACCTGTTCCTGGAAGTGCGCGCCGGCACCGGTGGCGACGAGGCGGCAATCTTTGCCGGCGACCTGTTCCGCATGTACGCCCGCTACGCCGAGCGCCAAGGCTGGAAGGTCGAGGTCGAATCCGACAATCCCGGTGAACACGGTGGCTACAAGGAAATCGTGGCGCGCGTGGTTGGCCGTGGCGCCTATTCCAAGCTGAAGTTCGAATCGGGCACGCATCGCGTGCAGCGCGTGCCGGCCACCGAATCACAGGGCCGCATCCACACCTCGGCGGCGACGGTGGCAATCATTCCCGAAGCCGATGATGTTGAAGACGTGGTGATCAACCCGGCCGACCTGCGGGTGGACACCTATCGCTCCTCCGGCGCCGGAGGCCAGCACGTCAACAAGACCGAATCGGCGATCCGCATCACCCATATCCCCAGCGGCGTGGTGGTGGAATGCCAGACCGAGCGCAGCCAGCATGCCAACCGCGACAAGGCGATGAAGCGCCTGAAGGCACAGCTGCTGGATGCCGAGCGCAGCAAGCAGGCCGCAGCCCAAGCCGAGTCGCGCCGCCTGCAGGTTGGCAGTGGCGACCGCAGCCAGCGCATCCGCACCTACAGCTTCCCGCAGGGCCGCATCACCGACCATCGTGTCGAGGGCCTGACCCTGTATGACCTGCCGAACATCATCGAAGGCGGCCTGGACGATCTGATCGCGCGCCTGCAGCACGAGCACCAGGTGGATGAGCTGGCGCGGTTGGCTGAAGGGACGTAA
- the hemA gene encoding glutamyl-tRNA reductase, which yields MTLWVLGLNHQTAPVELRERAAFGGDALPRAMDSLRQTPQLAEAVLLSTCNRTELYAVADDSKALSHWLEHHAGSLQGYLYQHSDGDAVRHLFRVATGLDSMVLGEPQILGQVKDAWALAHDSGAIGQQLDRLFQQTFSVAKRARTDTRVGANPISVASTAVRLAQDSFARMDESTVLLVGAGETMELVAKHLSDAKVKRLLIANRTLANAQDLASRHGGVALPLSELERHMGEADVVFSATAAREPVILHRQIATALRSRRHKPMLLFDLAVPRDIEAEVGTLADAYLYTVDDMERAVEENRRGRREAAAEAESIIDLQVTRYLENLRATRLQAPIRQLRAFGETTRAELLAKARQQLAHGKLPDEVLEQLAHGLTNRLLHPPTAALRQAALDGDTDLTRAAERLFPATPGYQHPVARNDDADPAP from the coding sequence ATGACCCTGTGGGTGCTCGGACTGAACCACCAGACTGCGCCGGTAGAACTGCGCGAACGCGCTGCCTTTGGCGGAGACGCCCTGCCGCGCGCGATGGATTCATTGCGGCAGACGCCGCAGCTGGCCGAGGCCGTGCTGCTGTCCACCTGCAACCGCACCGAGCTGTACGCGGTTGCCGACGACAGCAAGGCGCTGAGCCATTGGCTGGAGCACCACGCCGGCAGCCTGCAGGGCTATCTGTACCAGCACAGTGACGGCGACGCCGTGCGCCACCTGTTCCGGGTCGCCACCGGGCTGGATTCGATGGTGCTGGGCGAGCCGCAGATTCTGGGACAGGTCAAGGATGCCTGGGCGCTGGCCCACGACAGCGGCGCCATCGGGCAACAATTGGACCGGTTGTTCCAGCAGACCTTCTCGGTGGCCAAGCGCGCCCGTACCGACACCCGCGTCGGCGCAAATCCAATTTCGGTGGCGTCCACAGCGGTGCGGCTGGCGCAGGACTCGTTCGCGCGCATGGATGAATCCACGGTGCTGCTGGTCGGCGCCGGTGAAACCATGGAGCTGGTCGCCAAGCACCTGAGCGATGCGAAGGTGAAACGCCTGCTGATCGCCAACCGCACGCTGGCCAATGCCCAGGACCTGGCCAGCCGCCACGGCGGCGTGGCGTTGCCGCTGAGCGAACTGGAACGGCATATGGGCGAGGCCGATGTGGTGTTCTCGGCCACCGCCGCCCGCGAGCCGGTGATCCTGCACCGGCAGATCGCCACCGCGCTGCGTTCGCGCCGGCACAAGCCGATGCTGCTGTTCGACCTGGCGGTGCCGCGCGATATCGAGGCCGAGGTCGGCACGCTGGCCGACGCCTACCTGTACACCGTGGACGACATGGAACGGGCGGTGGAAGAAAACCGCCGGGGCCGCCGTGAGGCCGCCGCCGAGGCCGAATCCATCATCGACCTGCAGGTCACCCGCTACCTGGAAAACCTGCGCGCCACCCGCCTGCAGGCGCCGATCCGGCAGCTGCGGGCATTCGGCGAGACCACCCGCGCCGAGCTGCTGGCCAAGGCCCGGCAGCAACTGGCCCATGGCAAACTGCCGGACGAAGTACTCGAACAGCTGGCGCACGGCCTGACCAACCGCCTGCTGCACCCGCCTACCGCTGCCCTGCGCCAAGCCGCGCTGGATGGCGATACCGATCTCACCCGCGCCGCCGAGCGCCTGTTCCCGGCGACGCCCGGGTATCAACACCCCGTAGCGAGGAATGATGACGCCGACCCTGCGCCGTAA
- a CDS encoding tetratricopeptide repeat protein, with the protein MPVFNRICTVLLLSLPVFPVLAAPAARVQVPVAADALPLTPVLAGEFSLQAGKLPDAARWYLQAAQEAKGDVGLAERATRIAMLADDADRAEQALALWAQRDPGSVAVRGTRGALAMRNGDAKLARKELLAVLRSPEPRAWRYALLALATGGRDPAVPADVLGQLVDANAIPDDLEAWQEFGRLALRMERPELSRRMVAEVVKRFPDEPRVTLLHASQLNQAGKKDEALVLLKGIEPKAEKDDELRAALAIAYDMLGDTAAAEHVLSVGEQNLQSWGMRASLLAKQKDDAALLALYQDISAKASKPDPDQRLLLGKIAEYLKRYQEAVDWYHGVPGGEHRGEAQLRAVNALYLLGDKAEAAKEVQSVQTDASLDDDVRRDAYLLQSELQLRDGNAQAELDVLGRGLAAFPDDSALLYARALAWERSDDVPRAEADLRKVLVAEPENVAALNALGYTLADRTHRYQEALELIDRARVAEPDNAAIVDSYGWVLYRLGRNEEALVHLRRAWTLNKDPEIAAHVAEVLWVLGQKEEARRFFEEARKLDPDNRALQRAIEKLGV; encoded by the coding sequence ATGCCCGTATTCAATCGCATATGCACCGTTCTGTTGCTTTCCCTGCCGGTTTTCCCGGTGCTGGCGGCCCCTGCCGCGCGTGTCCAGGTGCCGGTGGCGGCTGACGCCCTGCCGCTGACCCCGGTGCTGGCTGGCGAATTCTCGCTGCAGGCCGGCAAGCTCCCCGACGCTGCGCGCTGGTACCTGCAGGCCGCCCAGGAAGCCAAGGGCGACGTGGGCCTGGCCGAGCGCGCTACCCGCATTGCCATGCTGGCCGATGATGCCGACCGAGCCGAGCAGGCGTTGGCCCTGTGGGCCCAGCGTGACCCCGGTTCGGTCGCGGTGCGCGGTACACGCGGGGCGCTGGCCATGCGCAATGGCGATGCCAAGCTGGCCCGCAAGGAATTGCTGGCGGTGTTGCGCTCCCCCGAGCCGCGCGCTTGGCGCTACGCCCTGCTGGCGTTGGCCACCGGCGGCCGTGACCCGGCGGTACCGGCCGACGTGCTAGGCCAGCTGGTCGATGCCAATGCGATACCCGATGACCTGGAGGCCTGGCAGGAGTTTGGCCGGCTGGCGCTGCGGATGGAGCGGCCGGAGCTGTCGCGGCGCATGGTGGCCGAAGTGGTCAAGCGCTTCCCCGACGAGCCGCGCGTGACCCTGCTGCACGCTTCGCAGCTCAATCAGGCCGGCAAGAAGGATGAGGCGCTGGTCCTGCTCAAGGGCATCGAGCCGAAGGCGGAAAAGGATGACGAACTGCGCGCAGCGCTGGCCATCGCCTATGACATGCTGGGCGACACCGCCGCTGCCGAGCATGTGCTGTCGGTAGGCGAGCAGAACCTGCAGAGCTGGGGCATGCGTGCCTCGCTGTTGGCCAAGCAGAAGGACGACGCGGCCCTGCTGGCGCTGTACCAGGACATTTCGGCCAAGGCCAGCAAGCCGGATCCGGACCAGCGCCTGCTGCTGGGCAAGATCGCCGAATACCTGAAGCGTTATCAGGAAGCGGTGGACTGGTACCACGGCGTGCCCGGTGGCGAGCACCGCGGCGAAGCGCAGCTGCGCGCCGTCAATGCGTTGTATCTGCTGGGCGACAAGGCCGAGGCCGCCAAGGAAGTGCAGTCGGTGCAGACCGATGCGTCCCTGGACGACGACGTGCGCCGCGACGCCTACCTGCTCCAATCCGAGTTGCAGCTGCGTGACGGCAACGCCCAGGCCGAGCTTGATGTGCTGGGCCGTGGCCTGGCGGCCTTCCCGGACGACAGTGCGCTGCTGTATGCCCGCGCGCTGGCATGGGAGCGCAGTGATGACGTGCCGCGTGCCGAAGCCGACCTGCGCAAGGTGCTGGTTGCCGAGCCGGAGAATGTCGCCGCGCTCAACGCCCTGGGCTACACCCTGGCCGACCGCACCCATCGCTACCAGGAGGCCTTGGAGCTGATCGACCGCGCGCGCGTAGCCGAGCCGGACAATGCGGCTATCGTCGACAGCTATGGCTGGGTGCTGTACCGACTGGGCCGCAACGAGGAAGCGCTGGTGCACCTGCGTCGCGCCTGGACCTTGAACAAGGACCCGGAAATCGCCGCCCACGTTGCCGAAGTGCTGTGGGTGCTGGGGCAGAAAGAAGAAGCACGGCGCTTTTTCGAGGAAGCCCGCAAGCTGGATCCGGACAACCGCGCGCTGCAGCGTGCGATCGAAAAGTTGGGTGTATGA